TAAGCGCCACTATTACCTGTTTCTGCGAACTTCTCACCTTTTTTAACAGGACCAGTTTTAAGAATTTTAGATAAGTGTAAGAAGTATTGTGCAAACTTACCGTTTACCAATCTTGCAACTAATCCACCACCATGGTCATGTTGTCTTGAAACCGTACCTTTTGTCGGTGCCTCTAATGGCGTTCCAATTGGTGTTGCATAGTCACGTCCCCAATGTCGTCCACCGTTGTATGGATATCCGGGTAATGGTTTGTTAGGACTGTAGCCAACCGTTTCTTTAAATTTCATAAATGAACTTCCGTCGCCACCGCCGCTATCTTCTAACCAACCACCGAATAAATCAGATACGCCGCCTTGTAATTTCTTGTATGCTGCTTTCATTAATCCGCCTAAAATATCACCTTTAGCAAAGTCGAAGTTAACTCCGAATTTAGACAATACTTTGTTTACTAATTTTCCGGGATTACTTGCCCAATCATATATATCTTTACCGAACGCGAAAGCCTCGCCTGCTTTATCGCCTGCGTAACTTAATGCCTCGCCCGTTTTCTTCTTGGCGTATTTTTTACCACCGTCAATTGTTGCTTTCGCGCCTGCTTTAACTTCTTTCTTTTTCTGCTTGGCTTTTGCTTTTCCACTTTCAACACCTAAACCAATTTTAACTAATCCGTCTGTGACCGTACCAAGTTTAAAACGTGGCAATGTTCCTGTACTAAATCTAGGCATAGGCGCTTGTTGTGCTTGTAACGCATTATATGTTGCCGTACCGTTATGCACTCTTGCATTTTTAGGTAACATGACTTCCGTATCTTTGCTAGGTGTCATTGCAAATTTACCGTTAGGGTATTCAATCATTTCATTTCTGAAACCACCTGGACCATTGCCACGACCTCTGTCGCCTACAATAGCGCGTGTTGGTTGTTTTAATCGTCCATCTGATGTTGTTTTAACTTGTCTGTTGATTGTTTGTGTATGTGTTGTACCTGTTGATAGTTTGAATTTCGGTAATTTATCCATACCAATTTTACCTGCTACCCAGTTAACACCTTCAATTAGTTTATTCAAACCTTTTTTAACAGAAGTAACCATACCGTTAATATGCGATTTAATTTTCCCTATAATACCTTTCAATCCGTCACGCATACCTCGGAAAGTTCCGCCAACTTTTTTCCAAATATTTGATGCAATGCCTGTTACGGAAGATGAAATTTCACGCCATTTATTGACCATACTATTTTTGACATTTGTGAATATCGTTCTAATTGATTTGTACATACCTGTGAATCTATTGCGTACATTATTCCACAAGTTTTGAGCCGTCTTAGTAATTGCGTTCTTTAAATTAGTCCAAAGATTACGAGCGAATTTAGATAAACTATTAAAAATAGATCGTGTAGATTTGTATAATCCATTAAATTTATTCTTGATATTTTTCCATAAATTACTCGCTGTTTTAGTAATCGCATTCTTTAAATTGTTCCAAACAGTTTTACTGAATTTAGATACATTGTTAAAAATAGATTTAACTGACTTATACAATCCGTTAAATTTAGATTTTACGTTCGTCCAAATACTTATTGCAAGTTTCACAATAGATTTTTTAATTGACGACCAAATAACCCGAATATATTTAGAAACACTACTAAATATTGCACGAATTGATCTATACAATTGATTGAATTTTAATCTCACTTGTTTATAAATATAGTTTACAGATGCAAAGAATATTGATTTAACAGTCGCCCACATTTTTGAGAAGTAGCCTTTTATGTTAGAACTAAACCCACGTATTAACGCTATTATTTGACCGACAAGTGACGTTCTAATAAATCCAACTACAATCTTAATTGCACCTCTGAAAATTTGCTTAATGCCCGACCACATTAATTTAAAATCTCCAGTGAATATAACTGAAAACACTTTAATAACACCGATAATAATATCGAGCGCACCAGAAATAATTTGTTTAATCCCTTGCCAACTATTTTTTACAATTATTTTTAAAGCAGGCATTATCCAATTGATAAATTGATAAACTTTCGTGAACACAACTTTTATAACTGTATAAATACTATTCACTACAGAAGTATTGTTGCCAACTGATTTTTTAAAACTGTTACTAATTTGAGCCCATGCTGTAGAAAGTTGGTTGGATACTTGAGTGCCAAATGCTTTTAACGCATTAAACGCAATAAAAAAGTTAGTCTTAACTGCGTTAGCAAAATTAGTCAATCCTACAACAACGTTAGGTGGTAAAATTTTAGATAATGTTATTACACCATCTTGACCATTTCCTTGAAATAATTGGAAGAAACCCTTCACAATAGTAGCGACATTACTAAATGTATTTTTAACGCTTTCTAAAGCCCTATTCACTGTATTTCTGAACGTTTCTGATTTCTTATACGCTAATACAAAACCTCCGACTAAGGCGGCGATTGCAAGACCCCACGGTCCTAATAGTAATCTAAAGGCACCGCGTAACACACCTAAAGCTTTACTCATAAAGCCTACTTTTCCACCAGAGGCTACTGCTGCACCTCCTAGTCCACCAAAAACAGTACGTGCTAAAGCGATTGGTGGTACTAATGCCATTAATCCACCTACAATTGCAGATAGAATACCAATGAACGCGCCTACTGCAGGGCTTGAGTTTACTATTTTAGAAATAAATCCAGTGATCGATGTTGTTACTCTCAACATTATTGCACCGATAGGCGCCATACCTTGTACTAATCCTACTAATATAGAACCAATATTTTTTAGTAATTGCCAAACTATCGGACCATTCGTATTTAAATAATCAATAAACGCTTTAAACTTATCAGAACTTGAAAGGCTTTGACCCCATTCTTTAAATGTTTTAGTAACGTTCTGCATGCCAATTAAAACGGTATGTGAATGACCACTAAACGCTTTAATTAATCCAATAATCCCACCGAATATATTGCCGAATATCGCACCTACAATAGGTAAATTCGTTTTCGTGTACTGTATGAATTTAGCAGTACTTGAATCTGTACTTGCACTGTTCGCCCATTTACTAAATTTAGTTGCTAAACTTTCAATACCTGTACCTACCCATGTAAATAACGGTGCGAACTGTACAAACATATGTGCTAGTCCGTCTGTTACTTTCATAATAGCGTTAACTAAATTTTGGAATATAGGTGGCGCAGTTGAATTAATAACAGTGAATACTTGATTAGCGTTCTTACTGTTTTGTACCCACTCAAACATTTTGAGTGTTGCTTTACTGATGATACCTGAAATACTATCTATCGCAGGTGTTAATCTTTGTAACGAAAGAATGGCTATTCTAATACCATTTGTTATCGTATTGAATATGTTTGCTTGGTTTCTGTCAGCTAATCCGTTCCATGTATTTTTAAGCGATTCTAAAGCACCTTGATACCTTGTAACTTCTCCAGTGATTTTAAGCGTTCCATCTTCTAAACGTTTCAATGAAGATGCAGCCATTCCAGCAAATATTGAAACACCACCGAGAGCCGTACCATATACGCCTGCTAGACCTATAGCGCCACCACCTGCAGCAACTGCAGCACCACCAATACCGGCAACGGCACTTGTAGCAGCACCAGCAACCGGAATAATTGTAGATATATTCTGAATAAGAATGCCGTTAATAACACCTTGTGCGACATATCCGACATTTCTGAAGCTATCGCCGATTTTATTGATCTTAGCATTAACAGCTTGCCAACGTTCATCAAATGATTTTATACCAAGTGACATTTTACCGAAGAATGTTTGTTGTCTATTCAATTCTTTTAATTCATCAGTTGTTTCATCAATACGATTTTGAAGTACGTTATAAGCAAGTGCTTGTTCGTATACTTCTTTTTCAGCTTTATCTAGTTTAGAAGGAAGTTCTCCTACTTCTCTATTTAGCTTTGCATAACTTCTTTCTGCACTGTCTGCTTGTTTCTTAGCTTCGGACATTGCAGTTTTAGCGCTTGCCATCGCTTCTTTATTCGCATTGCTGAAATTTTCTAACTCATTTTTTGCACTCGCAGTCGCTGCTTTAGATTCGTTTAAATCACGTGTTGCTCCATCTAGTGAAGTAGATAGCTTTTTATATTCTCTTTCTGCACGTCCTATTTCAAAAGTGAGGTCTGATATTTCTCCTGCATTTCCAGCAGTATCTTTTTCTAATTCTTTTAATTCATTACTTAAACTATCTAATGAACTTTTAGCATTTTTAGTTTTAGCACTTAATGCTGTTACCGTATTTTGCATTTGTTTTTGCGCATCTTGAGCAGACTTCACATTCGCTTTATGCTCTTTCAACACTTTGTTAATATCTTCATATTCATTAGTAAGACGTTCATGTTTCTGTTTCACTTTGTCTGCTTCAATACCTGCTTTTTTAAGCGATTCTGTCGTTTTATCTTGTGCGCCTTTTAACTTATCCAACTTTTCTTTTGATTTATCTACGGCTCTTGCTTGTTGTGTCATAGATTTATTCAAGCCATCTAATTGTGTCTCGAACTTATCAACTGATTTTTCAACTTTATTGAATGTAGATAAATTTGCTTTCATTTGTGCATCAGCTGTTTTTAACTTACGTTGAAGATTAGCCATGCCTCTGTCAACATCGGATGTATCTATTCCGAGATCAATTGTAAAGCCATCAATATGTTCTCCTGCCATGTAAATCCTCCTTTCTTAAATTTATTCAAATAAAAAAGTTTAACCAGTATTACGAGGGTCTGTACCTGTAATTGCACCAATTAAACTTTCGTTTGCTTTCACTGTTTTCACATTAGAATCTTTAGAAGGTGTTGAGTTCATGATTCTCAACAACTCATATATATCAGTATTATCTATATCAGGCATTTTCCAATCTGCTTCAAGTAAATTTTTATAAATTAAATCAATATATTCAGCTTGTTTTTCATATGTGAAATCTTCATCGGTTAAAGCAGAATCATCTATTTTTTCTTTCCCGATGTTTCATCAGTTCCAGCTACTTGTTCCATTAAGAACTCGACATATTTATCTCCGTCTACACCGTCTAGTAACTCGTCTTTAGTGAATTGTTTACCATATAAATCATTAACGATAAATTCTTCACATTGATCGAGTAGGTCGTCAAATTTATCTATTTCATCAACTTTCATGTCATTCGCTAATGCTGATACTTTCATTGTTAAATTAATACCTTTTCTTGCTTGACGACCTTTAATGTTTTCTCTATGGTATTTTTTCTCTTCGCCATTAATTTCTAAAGTAATTGATTTTGTCATGTTTATTTACCTCTTTCGATTTGTAGTTTTTTTAAATATGCGCATAAATAAAAAGAGGGCTTTATGCCCTCATGTTTTAAGCTTCTGGTACTGTTGGTACTACAGGCTCATCAATAATACCTGGATAAGGTTTACCGAAGATTGATTCGAACACTGTATCTCGTCCATCAGTTTCGCCCGCTTCATCATAAGTCATGATAACCGCTTCTTTTTCGTCGAATCCGTCGATATAGCGTTCCATAAACTGACCTTCAATCTCATCTTGACCAAATTCGACGTCATTTTCTTTTGTTTGTCCTTCTTTGTTAGGTTTAGTGAATACACCTTTAGCAAATCCAAACCATTCTTTTGAGCCGTCTTCCATTGTTCTCGCAAATGCAAGTGCAACATAAACGATTTTCTTACTTCCGACCATACCGTACACTTTTTGATTTGTTGCATGTTTTGTTAAGCCTAGAATCTTTTCTTGTACTGATACAGGTAATTTGTGGAACGTTAAGTTTAACGTAGGTTCTCCACCAGATTTAGCAACCTCTGCCGTTTTGTTAGAACCATAACCACGCGTTAATTCTTCCCCAACTTCAAATGACATTTCTTTTAAGTAATCAATCATGTCGATATCACTTAGTGTTACCGCACTTCCTGATTCACTTTGTAATACCGAGTACCATACTTCACTTAACCCAGTGTTAGCATTATATTTTCCCATTCTTTATTCCTCCTAATTTTTATATAAAAAATAGCCTTACGTTTCTCACGTAAAGCTACAAATTTTGTAAGCCCTCAATTGTGTAAGGCATACCTAAATATCTTCTTGCATCTAAATATCTTTTTACTGTGTGATCATAATCATCTAGTCCACCACGTTGTTGCCTAAAGGCAATCGTGAACATTGTTTTTCTAATTTCTTCAGATAGCATTTTAGCTTGTTTTTCACTATCTGTACGAACGTCTATTTGATATAGGTATTCTGTTGTTAAGTTCTTATCGCTTGCGTATGTTGTAGGTTGAGGTGGCATTAAAGGGCTAATTAGGATGTAAGGTCCTTTTGTATCAGAGGTTTCATCATAATGGTATGCTCTTATTCGACCTGTACAATGCGTAGCAATTACTTCATTTTCTAATAAATGCGTCTTAATGATATTAATCATGTCTAACATTACAAGTCTCCTCTCAAGCTTTCTCTGATAATATCTTTGTAAGGTTCTTCTGTCCTATACATCGTTCGAGCGATAGCCCCTCTACCTCTTGGATTGGTATTTTTGACACTTCCGTACTCATTAATATGAATAATAGATTGTCTACTTTTAGAACCGCTCCAATATACTTTTATGATACGAACTTGACCATGTATGAAGTAAGGTTCAGTTGTGGTCATTTCGTCAATTGTTGCCCCCGTATCTCTGAAAACTTCAAATTCTTCTTTCATCACACTGGTAAAATATTGAGCACCACGTCTCAATGCTCTATCTTGAGCTTTCAACATTTTAGTTTCACCGTATTTAGCCCTTATCTTTTCAAGCATTGAGCGTGTGCCTTTTATTTCTGCACTCATTCAGAATATTCTCCAATAATTTTTATATTTCTATGATTATCGGTATCGTCTTCTAAAGTGTGAATGTTGAATAGTTTCCTTTTATAACGAGGTAAATCGATTTCGAATTTCATATCATCTGTTATCTCTAAACCTACTGGGTAGTATGTGACCATTGTGACGACTGCTTTGTTATCTGTCATGTTCATATCTTTTTGTGAAGGTGGATATACATTCGCAAAACATTGGTAATAGGTTTCACTGACCGATTCACCAGGCATAAAATCGTCACTCGGTTTTACGACATAAAAAATAACAGGTGTTCTCATTTGACCGCCTGTTACAAATTTCCTATTATATTGTGCCATCTTCTATCACTTCCATATTCGTTAATTGGAATTGAACTATATCAGATAAAAAGTTGTCATAAAAGTCTTCTAAACAGTCATTAAATTCATATCTCGTACGTTCATACACAAGTTCTCTACCTTTAAAGCTTTCGTTAATGTTAAACACTCCACACTTGTCTTGAATATCTTGATAAGAGAACTCGAGGTCTCTTTTTAACCTCGCGTCCTCCATATCATAAAATATTCTGTTACGTGATTTAAATTCTTGAACATGTTCTTGTTCTACCATTTAGATAACTTCTTTTCTTTAGGTTCTTCAACACGTTCAACAAAAGGACCATCATGAGATTTTAAAGCTTCGTTGATTTCGTCAGCACGTTTTACTGTGATGTCGATTTCTTCTCCAGCTTTAACAATCTTATTAAGTTTTTTATCTTTGTATTCTTTTAGAACTTTAAATTTAGCCATTTGAGTTCCTCCTTATTATGCTTCTGGTGTAGATACAGGCGCACCATGTGATGAGAAGTCTACATCATATACAAATGATGTTTTGTTATCATCAGGCTCTGCGTATAAGAACTGTTTCGCAGTATATAAATCCATATCTTCTAATGCTAACGTTTGGTCAAACGTACGTACGATAACCTCACTGCCTGCGTAGAAATTGTAACGTGATTTGTCATAAGCAACAGCTTTACCAGCAGGGACAAATTCAGATTGTTCGAATGTTACATTGAATGGAATTGGGCTTACAAATGCACCATTGTGTACTTGCATAAACGCAACGCCTGTATAGATATAATCTACTGGATTTAATGCGATAACGACGTTGTTAATCACATTAGCACCTTTAGATGTTTTAACATTACCGTCTTTGTCGTAATACTCTTTAGTTGATAAGTTACTAATAATCTTACCAATTTCTTTTATAGCCGTTTCAGGTGTTGCTAATGTTAAGTTACCTGCAACAACTTTATCAGCAACTGCACCATTTGTACGATTAATTTCTTTCATTAATCCAACAGGTTGATATTGTGCTTTACCTAAACCTTGTATAGCTGTTTTTTCAATTGCTACTGCAAACGCCTCTTTGATTTGTGCGCGTACAAAACGGTCAACCCATTGTACACCAGCATCTTTTAAGTCTTTAGGAACAACTACAAATGCTGTAGCTTTACCAAGTGAAATGTCTTGTTCGTAGAATGTTGCTTCTAATTGTCCGCGAATTTCTCCGAAGATTTTTCCCCACACTACTTGACCTTCTGTATTCGAACGAATAACACGTGTTTTTAATCCAGAACGTTGAATGTTGATGTGTTTTAATAATGGGTGGTCTGCTTCAATATCTTCAAAGATACGGTCAACAACTGTTTCAGGTAATAACTCTCCATCTTTCCAGTTTGTATCTGTGTTAACGTGGTCTTCAGAAACTAAAGCATTGTAGAATTTCTTTTCATCTGAAGTTAACGCGTTCACACTACGTTTATTCAATACTGCTACGTCACCTTGTTCTTGTCTGATTTCTTCTTTTAACGCTTTTGTTAAATCTTCTGTATAAGCACTCATGTATTTTGAGTACGCTTTTACAACGTCCTCTTGTTTTGCTTCTGGATTTAATTCAGCGAATTCTTTTAATAACTCCTGTGAGTTTTGAAACTTTTGTTTTTCTAATACATCGTTAATTGCCATAATTATTTGTCATCCTCTCTTGATAAATTAAAAAGCCTAGCAAAACTGTTAACAGGAACTTCCTGCGTTTTAGTTTCGTCAGACTTTTCTTCTTTTTCTTCTTTAGTTTTAGTGTTTTCTTTAATCTCTTTGACGTCTGACTGAATTGCTTTCAATATTGCCATAACATCGTCAACTGTTACTTCTTCGGTTTCTTTAGGTGTTTCAACCACATCATTATTTAATTCAGGCATATTTTTAAATTGAGCCTCCATTTCTTTTGAAATTTTTGCAGATGCTTTATTGGCATGCGTTACTTCATCAACTAATCCTAATTCAAGTGCTTCATCACTACTCAACCATGTTTCTTTAGCCATCATATCTTTTAGAAGCGCATGCTCAATTTTAGGGTTCTTCTGTAAGTAGCTGTTAAACACCGTTTCATTAATTTTTTCTAAGTCATCTGCAAACTTTCTCATTTCATTGTGTGACCCTACAAAAGGTGACCATACTTCATGTATCATCATCATTGAGTTCTTAGCCATTTTTACATGGTCTGCGGATATAGCAATCACTGATGCGATACTTGCTGCTACACCACTGATATTTACAGTAACTCTAGCTGAATGACTCGATATCTGATTCGCTATTGCGATACCACTAAATACCGAACCACCTGGAGAATTTAAGTTTATTTCAATTTCTTCTACATCTCCGAAACTGTTTAAAGCATCTCTAAATGAAATTGCGCTTGTTTGTGAGTTGGATATTTGGTCGTCAACTATCTCTCCGAAAATATCCATTTTAGCTTTTTTATCCGATTGTTTAGTGGCATTAAAAAAACCTTTACTGCGGTCTATCTTCATTATTCTCACCACCTTTCAATGAACTTTCACTCACTTCTTTTACAGATTGTAAGTTTTTAGTAATGACACGTTTATCCGCATCCTCATCATCACTAGGTGGGTAGCCGAACATATCCAACACTTGATTTGCAGTGAATACTGAACTCGCTATTAATTTATCTATCGCTTCTGCTTTTTGAATCGGATCATATGCATCTATAGATATAGCTTTAATTCGTTTACCTTCTCTATAGTCTTTTTCGCTGAAACATTTAGCGTTTAATTCGTCCACGATATTTTCTAAAATTGGCATAATACAGAACTTCATATAGTTATCAGTCATAGCTTCAATGTCTGCTACAGAACCATCTATGAGTGGGAATGGTATACCTAAGCTAGAAGCTACATATTTCAAAAGTTGGTTTGGTACTTTTGTTAAATCTTCAATCTGTGATGTGCTTTTACTTTGCGACTGCGTTGTATGTTCTTTATACTCGTATCCTTTTTGTACAGGTACAATTGCAATATCGTTTTGTTCAAACGCTTCATAAGATTTATTAATAAAATTTTGCATGTTTTGTTGTGTTTGAGCGTTTACATTACCATCAAATGAAAGTGTCGCTCTTATTTGGTTACTCATTAAATTGTATTTAACAATTCTTGCAAATATATTTCCATAATCAGTAAACAATCCATCTAATAAACTTGAAATAGATTCATTTGAATACGTTATATAAATGACTTCACTCATTTTAAAATTGCGTTCAAACTCAAAATCTTTTACTTTCACATGTTTAAATATATCATCGTATAATGCGTATTCTTCTCTTTCAAAATCATCTGCAATGATTAAATCTTTTGTGTCTGTCACAACAATCAAAACCTCATTATCAAAAATAAGTTTTCTGATTGCACGTTGCCAAAATGTAGATGCTGATTCATCAGTGTTAGGTCTAACATTTAATTTGTAGTAAGTGACTGACGTCTCATCTTTCACACCTTTATCTATTACTTCAAACTTTGTTTGACTAATCGTTCTAGCAATATGATTTATACATGTGTTCAACGCCCATTTTTTTATGTACGCTTTATGAGAAGTGTCTCTTAACAAATCTAAATCATAGCTAAATTCGATTGCTTCATTTTTTCCCATGATTCTTTCAAAAATTGAAATTTTAATCACCTCTTTCATTATTAAAATGCAATTTCGTTCATAATAAATGGTTGGTCATAATCTAATAACTCATCCGCACGATATAATGCATGTAGCATTGCGTGAAATCCATCTGTCTTTCTGTAGATTTCATCTTTTTTGATATACTGTTTAGATCCGTCAGGCATCATCTTAACTGCTACGTTATTAGTGAACCATCTCATTAATGGATTATCGCCAAATATAATTTGTTTTTTAGCGAACATTGTATCTATTCTTGGTGCTAATAGTCCATGTAGTGCTTTTGGATTTCTTAATACCTCTAATTCAACACCCACCTCATCAAAAGCATGTCTTACAATATCAGTACGATAGTTATCTGCTATAACTTTAACTAAATTGTAGTCTTTTGACATTTCAATAAACCAATCAATGATGAACTTAATTTCTATAACTTCTGTATCTACAATTGTTAATAATCCGTCTTTTGCCCATTCTTCAATTGGTGGGTCCAAATTAGTAGTGTCTAAAAACCCTTTCCTAATAAACGAATGTGTTTTCCATATATATTCTTCGCCATCTCTAAAAAGTAGTCCTACACTTGCAAAGTCTTTTACGAATGCGTAGTCTAAACCACCTATACACACTTTTTCTTTTAAATCCGGCATAGGTCTATTTGTTGCTTTGATTTCTTCATATGGTGCTACTACGCTTTCTGGGTCTTGTTCTGGTAGATTCATTCGTTTAGTTACAAATTCAGCTCTGTTAGATCTATTGAAAGGTAAGTCCTCATATTCTTCTCTTACTGTGCTTAATAATGTTTTTGCATAATCTGAAAGAGGTTTATGAAACATAGGATTAGCTTTTTCCCACATTGTTTCATCGTCCTTTTCTTTTAAATCATCCAATTTGCAGTAGAAAGGAAACATGCGACTGTTCTTATATTCTCCGGATAAAATAGCTTTAATTTTATCTTTCATCGAATCCATGTACCCTTCTCTCAAATGACCGTCTGTACTTATGTAAAATGTACGACGATTAAGTTTTTTACCTAATCCACCACGCTTTACGTTAACCATACCGGGACCCTCAAAATAATGAATTTCATCAAAAATAACACACCCCTCACGCCCACCATCTTTGGTCTTTGTGTTTGATGTGTTGTATTTAATAATGGAACCTGTATCTCTATTTTGAATTTCTGTTTTACTCACAATGTATTGTCCGTTTGGCGTTTTAGCTGATTTGTTTCTTTTACTTTTTGTTATCGTTTTATAGATTTCATTGAATGATGTTTTAGCTTGTTCTTCACTGTTTGCAACAATAGATATATCGTAGTCTTCAACACCATGCAAAGGTGTAGATAAAAAATCACTTATCGCGCTTATGAGTCCGTTTTTTCCTCCGCCTCGTCCCATAAAAATAACTATTTCAGTAAAGTAAGCTTGTTTCAGTTCTTTGTCTATCATAAAAACAAAAGCTATAATAAATCTTTGAAAAGGTTCAGTTGGAAAGTACCATCTTTCAATAAATTTAATACAGTTCTCGATTGTCTTTTCATCGAAATAAACATCATCCCTTGTCAAAATATGGTTTTCAAGATAATGGATTAAATCAATTCTTTCTTGATTTAGTACAATTTCTCCTTTTCTCCACATCTCGATATATTCAGATACATACTTTTGATTGATCATACATAATCATCGGAGGGTTTATCTAATTCTATTTCGTTTTTTCCAAATCCAAATGATTTTTCTAGTGCAAGAAGTGAACCATTAATCTTATTCTTTTCTGCTACTGCCGGATTTGCTTTTAAAAATGTTTGAGTAGCATTTACGGTTTCAACCATCGTGCCATGTTCTTTGATGTTTTCATCTAACTTGTAAAATATTAAAAGTAAATTGATGTACCGCTCCACTTTTTCAAGTTGAACTGGATTGTCTTTTTCTATTTTTGTAAGTAAATATTCTTTTAGAACCCTAACATTCTTCATATTCATACCCCCTTAACGTATATTTTTTTGAATATTATTGTAGACTCGACCCCCTCGCCGTTCCCTTTATATCAAAATTTTAGTTGATTTGTTTTAGGGTGGGGGCTAGTCCCATCTTTCGTCAGTCCATCTTTTTTTATTTATTTTCTTTTGGTATCTATTATGTTTCTTGTTATGACACCAAATGCATAATGTTTGTAAGTTGTCTAAGTCATATCTTAATTCTGGGTGTGTTTCAAGT
This portion of the Mammaliicoccus vitulinus genome encodes:
- the gpG gene encoding phage tail assembly chaperone G — encoded protein: MTKSITLEINGEEKKYHRENIKGRQARKGINLTMKVSALANDMKVDEIDKFDDLLDQCEEFIVNDLYGKQFTKDELLDGVDGDKYVEFLMEQVAGTDETSGKKK
- a CDS encoding peptidoglycan DD-metalloendopeptidase family protein, which encodes MAGEHIDGFTIDLGIDTSDVDRGMANLQRKLKTADAQMKANLSTFNKVEKSVDKFETQLDGLNKSMTQQARAVDKSKEKLDKLKGAQDKTTESLKKAGIEADKVKQKHERLTNEYEDINKVLKEHKANVKSAQDAQKQMQNTVTALSAKTKNAKSSLDSLSNELKELEKDTAGNAGEISDLTFEIGRAEREYKKLSTSLDGATRDLNESKAATASAKNELENFSNANKEAMASAKTAMSEAKKQADSAERSYAKLNREVGELPSKLDKAEKEVYEQALAYNVLQNRIDETTDELKELNRQQTFFGKMSLGIKSFDERWQAVNAKINKIGDSFRNVGYVAQGVINGILIQNISTIIPVAGAATSAVAGIGGAAVAAGGGAIGLAGVYGTALGGVSIFAGMAASSLKRLEDGTLKITGEVTRYQGALESLKNTWNGLADRNQANIFNTITNGIRIAILSLQRLTPAIDSISGIISKATLKMFEWVQNSKNANQVFTVINSTAPPIFQNLVNAIMKVTDGLAHMFVQFAPLFTWVGTGIESLATKFSKWANSASTDSSTAKFIQYTKTNLPIVGAIFGNIFGGIIGLIKAFSGHSHTVLIGMQNVTKTFKEWGQSLSSSDKFKAFIDYLNTNGPIVWQLLKNIGSILVGLVQGMAPIGAIMLRVTTSITGFISKIVNSSPAVGAFIGILSAIVGGLMALVPPIALARTVFGGLGGAAVASGGKVGFMSKALGVLRGAFRLLLGPWGLAIAALVGGFVLAYKKSETFRNTVNRALESVKNTFSNVATIVKGFFQLFQGNGQDGVITLSKILPPNVVVGLTNFANAVKTNFFIAFNALKAFGTQVSNQLSTAWAQISNSFKKSVGNNTSVVNSIYTVIKVVFTKVYQFINWIMPALKIIVKNSWQGIKQIISGALDIIIGVIKVFSVIFTGDFKLMWSGIKQIFRGAIKIVVGFIRTSLVGQIIALIRGFSSNIKGYFSKMWATVKSIFFASVNYIYKQVRLKFNQLYRSIRAIFSSVSKYIRVIWSSIKKSIVKLAISIWTNVKSKFNGLYKSVKSIFNNVSKFSKTVWNNLKNAITKTASNLWKNIKNKFNGLYKSTRSIFNSLSKFARNLWTNLKNAITKTAQNLWNNVRNRFTGMYKSIRTIFTNVKNSMVNKWREISSSVTGIASNIWKKVGGTFRGMRDGLKGIIGKIKSHINGMVTSVKKGLNKLIEGVNWVAGKIGMDKLPKFKLSTGTTHTQTINRQVKTTSDGRLKQPTRAIVGDRGRGNGPGGFRNEMIEYPNGKFAMTPSKDTEVMLPKNARVHNGTATYNALQAQQAPMPRFSTGTLPRFKLGTVTDGLVKIGLGVESGKAKAKQKKKEVKAGAKATIDGGKKYAKKKTGEALSYAGDKAGEAFAFGKDIYDWASNPGKLVNKVLSKFGVNFDFAKGDILGGLMKAAYKKLQGGVSDLFGGWLEDSGGGDGSSFMKFKETVGYSPNKPLPGYPYNGGRHWGRDYATPIGTPLEAPTKGTVSRQHDHGGGLVARLVNGKFAQYFLHLSKILKTGPVKKGEKFAETGNSGAYTWGPHVHYQVEKGPTPSISNSNTIDPLKFLKGSGGGNHGSGSGAARSIIKSAQNIMGGKFKSGYVTEQMMRLAKRESNYDVNSINNWDSNAMAGNPSRGMFQMIKTTFDAYKTKGHGNYKNPVDQATAVLNYINKKYTPHYGFNGAFKRSADRAYATGGLINQKGMYNLAEGGFPEYVIPTDPKRRTDAMKLLALAGQDIQKGKNKRPNQLKTPKTNNSGSDDTALLLKMIEGQQQQIALLAEMVKSNQEIASKDYEPSISKYPFEEQVKGVIDKYDRTKQRAGKFGTAPLLRELNKNTIF
- a CDS encoding phage head-tail adapter protein, with amino-acid sequence MAQYNRKFVTGGQMRTPVIFYVVKPSDDFMPGESVSETYYQCFANVYPPSQKDMNMTDNKAVVTMVTYYPVGLEITDDMKFEIDLPRYKRKLFNIHTLEDDTDNHRNIKIIGEYSE
- a CDS encoding phage major capsid protein, whose amino-acid sequence is MAINDVLEKQKFQNSQELLKEFAELNPEAKQEDVVKAYSKYMSAYTEDLTKALKEEIRQEQGDVAVLNKRSVNALTSDEKKFYNALVSEDHVNTDTNWKDGELLPETVVDRIFEDIEADHPLLKHINIQRSGLKTRVIRSNTEGQVVWGKIFGEIRGQLEATFYEQDISLGKATAFVVVPKDLKDAGVQWVDRFVRAQIKEAFAVAIEKTAIQGLGKAQYQPVGLMKEINRTNGAVADKVVAGNLTLATPETAIKEIGKIISNLSTKEYYDKDGNVKTSKGANVINNVVIALNPVDYIYTGVAFMQVHNGAFVSPIPFNVTFEQSEFVPAGKAVAYDKSRYNFYAGSEVIVRTFDQTLALEDMDLYTAKQFLYAEPDDNKTSFVYDVDFSSHGAPVSTPEA
- a CDS encoding major tail protein, whose protein sequence is MGKYNANTGLSEVWYSVLQSESGSAVTLSDIDMIDYLKEMSFEVGEELTRGYGSNKTAEVAKSGGEPTLNLTFHKLPVSVQEKILGLTKHATNQKVYGMVGSKKIVYVALAFARTMEDGSKEWFGFAKGVFTKPNKEGQTKENDVEFGQDEIEGQFMERYIDGFDEKEAVIMTYDEAGETDGRDTVFESIFGKPYPGIIDEPVVPTVPEA